A window of Kineococcus sp. NBC_00420 genomic DNA:
ACCCGGGTCGCAGGACCCGGGAGGCCGAGCCGTCAGAGGGAGCCAGCCGATGCCTGGACAGGAGCAGCAGCGCCCGAGCCGCCGCGAGGAGGAGGTCGAGGAGACCCCCGCCGTCCCCGCGCAGGGCAGCGCCAGTGCCCAGACCAAGGAGACCGACGCCGACGTCGACGCGCTGCTCGACGAGATCGACGAGGTCCTCGAGTCCAACTCCGAGGAGTTCGTGCGCGGCTTCGTCCAGAAGGGCGGGCAGTAGCCCCTGCCACCCCCGGCGCGAGCCCCTCGTGTCCCACCCGGCTCTCCCGGCACGTTGCGGAGGCGCCGGGTAGGGTCCGAAGGGTGAACCACTCCAGCGATCAGTCAGGACGGTTGCCCGCCGCGTTCCTGCGGCCCGGTTCCTCGTCCTTCACCGACTTCGTCCGCGAGTACTCGCCGGAGATGCTGCCCTCCGCCCGCACGCTGCCCCCCACCGGACCGCTGCCCGGTGGGGGACCCGGCGCGGGCGAGGCGCCGCACGCGACGACGATTGTGGCCCTCGTCTTCGCCGACGGGGTGGTCATGGCCGGTGACCGGCGCGCCACCGCCGGGCCCACGATCGCCCAGCGCGACATCCAGAAGGTCTTCCAGACCGACGAGCACTCCTGCGCCGGGATCGCCGGCGTCGCCGGGCTGGCCGTGGAGATGATCCGGCTCTTCCAGGTGGAACTCGAGCACTTCGAGAAGCTCGAAGGTGCCCTGATGTCCTTCGAGGGCAAGGCGAACCGGCTCTCGACGATGATCCGCGCCAACCTCGGCATGGCCATGCAGGGTCTCGCCGTCGTCCCCCTCTTCGCCGGCTACGACCTCGACGCCGGCCGGGGCCGCATCATCGGCTACGACGTGACCGGCGGGCGGTCGGAGGAACGCGACCACCACACCGTGGGGTCGGGGTCGATCTTCGCCCGCGGTGCGCTGAAGAAGCTGTACCGCCCGGGCATGACCGAGGCCGAGACGATCCGCGTCGCCATCGAGTCCCTCTGGGACGCAGCCGACGACGACTCCGCCACCGGCGGCCCGGACCTGCTGCGCAAGATCTGGCCCGTCGTGGGCGTCGCGACCCTCCAGGGCTACCGGCGTGTCCCCGACGAGGAACTCGAACCCGTCGTCGAGGCCGTCGTGGCCGGACGGCGCGGCAACCCCGGAGGCAACCCCGGCATCAGCGCCGGCAACGGTGGCGGAGGGAACTGACGATGAGCACGCCGTTCTACGTCTCGCCCGAGCAGTTGATGAAGGACAAGGCCGACTACGCGCGCAAGGGCATCGCCCGCGGCCGCGCCGTCGTCGTCCTCGCCCACGCCGACGGCATCGCCTTCGTCTCCGAGAACGCCTCCCGGGCGCTGCACAAGATCTCCGAGATCTACGACCGCGTCGCCTTCGCCGCCGTCGGCAAGTACAACGAGTTCGAGAACCTGCGCGTCGCCGGCGTCCGCTACGCCGACGTCCGCGGCTACTCCTACGACCGTTCCGACGTCACCGCCCGCGGCCTGGCCAACGCCTACGCGCAGACCCTCGGGGCGATCTTCACGACCGAGTCGAAGCCCTACGAGGTGGAACTCGTCGTCGCCGAGGTCGGACGCACCCCCGAGACCGACCAGATCTACCGCCTCACCTACGACGGGTCCGTCGCCGACGAGCACGGCTACGTCGCCATGGGCGGTTCCGCCGACCAGATCGCCACCAAGCTCGGCGAACGCTGGCACGCCGGGCTCACCCTGGCCGAGGCCGTCCAGCTCGCCGTCGAGGCCCTCGGCTCCGACGCCGCGGCCGAGGCCGCCGGCTCCGGACCGCGCCGGATCGCCACCGACCACCTCGAGGTCGCCGTCCTCGACCGCACCCGCGACCGGCGGACGTTCCGCCGCCTCACCGGTCCCGTCCTCGCAGGACTGCTCGCCCCGGCGGACTGACCGCTCCGGTCGGCTCGACGCGTTTCGCTGCGCCGCACGGCGCCCGAGTGCCTAAGGTGGGGAAATGGATCGCCGGATCTTCGGGATCGAGACCGAGTTCGGAGTCACCTGCGCGTTCGAGGGACAGCGCAAGCTGTCCCCGGACGAGGTGGCCCGCTACCTGTTCCGCAAGGTCGTGTCGTGGGGCCGTTCGAGCAACGTGTTCCTGAAGAACGGCGCACGCCTCTACCTCGACGTGGGCTCCCACCCCGAGTACGCCTCACCGGAGTGCGACGACATCCGCCAGCTCGTCGTCCACGACCGGGCGGGGGAGCGGACCCTCGAAGGCCTGCTCGTCGACGCCGAACGACGCCTCGAGGAGGAGGGGATCGCCGGTGAGGTGTTCCTCTTCAAGAACAACACCGACTCCGCGGGCAACTCCTACGGCTGCCACGAGAACTACCTGGTGTCGCGGCACGGGGAGTTCGGTCGCCTCTCCGACGTCCTCATCCCCTTCCTCGTCTCGCGCCAACTGATCGTCGGCGCCGGCAAGGTCGTGCAGACCCCCCGCGGTGCGGTCTACTCCCTCTCCCAGCGCGCCGACCACATCTGGGAAGGCGTCTCCTCCGCGACCACCCGCAGCCGCCCGATCATCAACACCCGCGACGAACCGCACGCCGACGCCGAGCGCTACCGGCGCCTGCACGTGATCGTCGGCGACTCCAACATGTCCGAGACCACGACGATGCTGAAGGTCGGCGCCACCGACCTCGTGCTGCGGATGGTCGAGGAAGGCGTCGTGCTGCGGGAGATGACCATGGAGAACCCCATCCGGGCCATCCGGGAGATCAGTCACGACATGACGGGGCGCAAACCCGTCCGTCTCGCCAACGGCCGTGAGGCCTCCGCGCTGGAGATCCAGGAGGAGTACCTGGAGAAGGCCAAGGAGTTCGTCGAGCACCGCGGACTGCAGACGCCCAACGTCAAGCGCGTCCTGGACCTGTGGGAGCGGGCGCTGCGGGCCGTGGCGACGCAGGACTTCTCCCTGGTGGACCACGAGGTCGACTGGGTCATCAAGAAGAAGCTGCTGGACCGCTACATGGCCAAGCACGACCTGCCGCTGACGTCGCCGCGCATCGCGCGCCTCGACCTCGCCTACCACGACATCCACCGCAAGCGCGGCCTGCACTACATGCTCGCCGACCGGGGGATGGCCGACCGGGTCTGCTCCGACATCGAGGTGTTCGAGGCGATGAGCGTCCCGCCGCAGACGACCCGCGCCAAGCTGCGGGGCGACTTCGTGCGCGCCGCGCAGGAGAAGCGCCGCGACTTCACCGTCGACTGGGTGCACCTGAAGCTCAACGACCAGGCGCAGCGCACGGTCCTGTGCAAGGACCCGTTCAAGGCCGTCGACGACCGTGTGGAACGGCTCATCGACAGCATGTGATCGGTCTCGCGGCGCGGGCACAGGCTCCACGGTTAGGGTGAGGCAGTTCCACCTCGACCGTCACGACTGTGAGGACCTCCGTGCGCCGCCGTACCGCCGTCCTGTCCGCCTCCGCCGCCCTGGCGATGACCCTGCTCGGCGCCTGCGCCTCCGAGGGGGACGCGCCCACCGAGGCAGAGCAGAGCGCGTCGGCGACCGAGTCCGCCAACACCATCGAACCTGCCGTCGACGACGAGAAGCTCGCCGTGACCGTCACCGGTGAGGTGAACCCGACGATCGAACCGACCGTCGACTTCACCCCGCCGCTGACCGTCACGCAGACCTCGCGCAAGATCGTCGCCCCCGGCACCGGGGCCGAGGTCAAGGCCACCGACGAGGTCGAGTTCGCCTACGTCCTCTACGCCGGCTCCACCCACGACAAGCTGGACTCCAGCTACGGCAAGACCAACGCCCGCTTCACCCTCGCCGAGATCACCAAGGGACTCGCCCGCGGGTTCGTGGGGACCAAGGTCGGTGACCGCCTCGTCATCGCCATCGCCCCCGCCGACGGGTTCGGCAACTCCGTCAGCCAGTTCGGCAAGGAGAACGTCGACGCCTCCACGACCATCGTCATGGTCGCCGACGTCGTCCGCGTCATCCCCTCGATGGCCGAGGGCACCCCGGTGACGCCGCCCGCGGACCTCCCCGTCGTGACCTACGACGACAAGAACGTCCCCACCGGCTTCACCGTCTCGAACCCGACCCCGCCCGCCGACACCATCGTGCAGCCGCTCATCCAGGGCACCGGCGCCCCGCTGACCCCGGGCATGAACGTCAAGATGCAGTACGTCGGCGCGACGCTGGCCGACGGCAAGGTCTTCCAGACCTCGTGGACCTCCCAGGCCTTCGAGACCCAGATCGGGGCCGGCAAGCTCATCACCGGCTGGGACGAGGGCCTCATCGGCCAGACCGTCGGCAGTCGCGTGCTGCTCGTCATCCCCGCCGCCAAGGCCTACGGCGACGAGCCCACCGGTGGCCAGCCCGCCGGTGCGCTGATCTTCGTCGTCGACATCCTCGACGGCTACTGAGTCCTCACCGACGACGCTGACGTTAGGGTTCCCACCATGACTGAACGCACCAAGCCCGAGATCGACTTCCCCGAGGGCGAGCCGCCGGCCGACCTCGTGATCACCGACGAGATCGTCGGCGA
This region includes:
- a CDS encoding ubiquitin-like protein Pup, whose product is MPGQEQQRPSRREEEVEETPAVPAQGSASAQTKETDADVDALLDEIDEVLESNSEEFVRGFVQKGGQ
- the prcB gene encoding proteasome subunit beta; the encoded protein is MNHSSDQSGRLPAAFLRPGSSSFTDFVREYSPEMLPSARTLPPTGPLPGGGPGAGEAPHATTIVALVFADGVVMAGDRRATAGPTIAQRDIQKVFQTDEHSCAGIAGVAGLAVEMIRLFQVELEHFEKLEGALMSFEGKANRLSTMIRANLGMAMQGLAVVPLFAGYDLDAGRGRIIGYDVTGGRSEERDHHTVGSGSIFARGALKKLYRPGMTEAETIRVAIESLWDAADDDSATGGPDLLRKIWPVVGVATLQGYRRVPDEELEPVVEAVVAGRRGNPGGNPGISAGNGGGGN
- the prcA gene encoding proteasome subunit alpha, whose product is MSTPFYVSPEQLMKDKADYARKGIARGRAVVVLAHADGIAFVSENASRALHKISEIYDRVAFAAVGKYNEFENLRVAGVRYADVRGYSYDRSDVTARGLANAYAQTLGAIFTTESKPYEVELVVAEVGRTPETDQIYRLTYDGSVADEHGYVAMGGSADQIATKLGERWHAGLTLAEAVQLAVEALGSDAAAEAAGSGPRRIATDHLEVAVLDRTRDRRTFRRLTGPVLAGLLAPAD
- the pafA gene encoding Pup--protein ligase, translating into MDRRIFGIETEFGVTCAFEGQRKLSPDEVARYLFRKVVSWGRSSNVFLKNGARLYLDVGSHPEYASPECDDIRQLVVHDRAGERTLEGLLVDAERRLEEEGIAGEVFLFKNNTDSAGNSYGCHENYLVSRHGEFGRLSDVLIPFLVSRQLIVGAGKVVQTPRGAVYSLSQRADHIWEGVSSATTRSRPIINTRDEPHADAERYRRLHVIVGDSNMSETTTMLKVGATDLVLRMVEEGVVLREMTMENPIRAIREISHDMTGRKPVRLANGREASALEIQEEYLEKAKEFVEHRGLQTPNVKRVLDLWERALRAVATQDFSLVDHEVDWVIKKKLLDRYMAKHDLPLTSPRIARLDLAYHDIHRKRGLHYMLADRGMADRVCSDIEVFEAMSVPPQTTRAKLRGDFVRAAQEKRRDFTVDWVHLKLNDQAQRTVLCKDPFKAVDDRVERLIDSM
- a CDS encoding FKBP-type peptidyl-prolyl cis-trans isomerase, yielding MRTSVRRRTAVLSASAALAMTLLGACASEGDAPTEAEQSASATESANTIEPAVDDEKLAVTVTGEVNPTIEPTVDFTPPLTVTQTSRKIVAPGTGAEVKATDEVEFAYVLYAGSTHDKLDSSYGKTNARFTLAEITKGLARGFVGTKVGDRLVIAIAPADGFGNSVSQFGKENVDASTTIVMVADVVRVIPSMAEGTPVTPPADLPVVTYDDKNVPTGFTVSNPTPPADTIVQPLIQGTGAPLTPGMNVKMQYVGATLADGKVFQTSWTSQAFETQIGAGKLITGWDEGLIGQTVGSRVLLVIPAAKAYGDEPTGGQPAGALIFVVDILDGY